The following coding sequences lie in one Haladaptatus sp. DJG-WS-42 genomic window:
- a CDS encoding alpha/beta hydrolase, producing the protein MSRRTALDSQLADVLADIEAMGIPPWHALSAEAARRLEDDLFSAGGGPEVARIEAFGIDRRAGSGTIPIRTYHPNTSAETPPILVFYHGGLWAMGTLDSADDLCRNLAARVGALVISVDYRLAPEHPFPAGLEDAYAAFEWATEFGDALGGDASRVGIVGSSSGGNLAAAVARWAREDGHDLAVHALLYPILNAQFDAGSYVENADGPLLKTEDVRHYFDHYVRSPVDALHPFVAPLAASEFERLAPSVIVTAGHDPLRDDGFDYAAQLTAAEVDVRHHHEPSLCHGFLSLADDVDCAATAFEAVSASIREKLT; encoded by the coding sequence ATGTCCAGACGAACCGCTCTCGATTCTCAACTGGCCGATGTCCTCGCAGACATCGAAGCGATGGGGATTCCGCCGTGGCACGCCCTCTCGGCCGAGGCTGCCCGCCGGCTCGAAGACGACCTATTCTCTGCGGGCGGCGGCCCGGAAGTCGCGCGTATCGAAGCGTTCGGCATCGACCGGCGAGCGGGAAGTGGCACGATTCCCATTCGCACCTACCACCCGAACACGTCCGCCGAAACGCCACCGATTCTCGTCTTCTACCACGGCGGCCTCTGGGCGATGGGGACGCTCGATTCAGCCGACGACTTGTGTCGAAATCTCGCCGCGCGCGTCGGCGCGCTCGTCATTTCCGTGGACTACCGCCTCGCGCCCGAACACCCGTTCCCTGCCGGGTTAGAAGACGCCTACGCCGCGTTCGAATGGGCAACGGAGTTCGGCGACGCGCTCGGCGGTGATGCCAGTCGCGTGGGAATTGTCGGTTCGAGTTCTGGTGGCAACCTCGCCGCGGCCGTCGCGCGCTGGGCCCGCGAGGATGGACACGACCTCGCCGTCCACGCCCTACTCTACCCGATTCTCAACGCACAGTTCGATGCTGGCTCGTACGTGGAAAACGCAGACGGACCGTTGCTCAAAACCGAAGACGTGCGCCACTACTTCGACCACTACGTGCGAAGCCCCGTTGACGCATTGCATCCGTTCGTCGCGCCGCTTGCCGCCTCCGAGTTCGAACGACTCGCCCCGTCCGTCATCGTCACGGCTGGTCACGACCCGCTTCGTGACGACGGCTTCGACTACGCAGCCCAATTGACCGCGGCCGAAGTTGACGTCCGCCACCATCATGAGCCGTCGCTCTGTCACGGATTTTTGAGTCTCGCTGACGACGTAGACTGCGCAGCCACCGCATTCGAAGCGGTTTCGGCGTCGATTCGAGAGAAATTGACTTAA
- a CDS encoding universal stress protein, producing the protein MTFVVPFDGSKLAEAALIRAAEFGKVLNERVVAVSIIPQDDFSYANTHGWVEPGEEFDVETIVSQLHKQVTKIAPSADFRHETVGRFATSGTIALALRRIAKNEKASMVFIGSENAGRLVSSLTSVGSMVSADQLYDVVIVRTREPSKVERHREKSNFYQVD; encoded by the coding sequence ATGACGTTTGTCGTGCCGTTTGACGGCTCGAAGCTTGCAGAGGCCGCATTGATTCGAGCAGCGGAGTTTGGGAAGGTTTTGAACGAGCGCGTCGTTGCGGTGAGCATCATCCCGCAGGATGATTTCTCGTACGCCAACACACACGGGTGGGTTGAGCCAGGCGAGGAGTTCGACGTAGAGACGATAGTCTCTCAACTGCACAAACAGGTCACCAAGATTGCGCCGAGTGCGGATTTCCGCCACGAGACCGTTGGCCGCTTTGCCACGTCGGGGACGATTGCGCTTGCCCTGCGCCGCATTGCGAAAAACGAGAAGGCGTCGATGGTGTTCATCGGGAGCGAAAACGCCGGACGACTCGTCTCAAGTCTGACGAGCGTTGGGAGCATGGTCTCTGCAGACCAACTGTATGATGTTGTGATCGTGAGAACGCGGGAGCCGTCAAAAGTCGAGCGACACAGAGAGAAATCGAACTTCTATCAGGTGGATTAA
- a CDS encoding methionine adenosyltransferase: MTVRNIRVEPIDRRAVEDQEVEIVERKGIGHPDSICDGVAEAVCQALANEYLERVGKVLHYNTDETQLVAGNSEPKYEGGEVMNPIYLLIVGRATKEYKYKDDEGKKQTIHIPTEKIALGAARDYLSAHFPEIDVGTDIIVDVKLGEGSGDLQSVFGEEDATIPMANDTSFGVGHAPLSETETIVLETERHLNGVYGADHPELGQDIKVMGKREDDHIDITVAAAMVDKYLSDLDDYIEAVENVREYVTELASEYTDRSVEVYVNTADDYEKKSVYLTVTGTSAEMGDDGSVGRGNRANGLITPNRSMSMEATSGKNPVNHIGKIYNLLSTQIAEAVVAEVPGIRDMRIRLLSQIGQPIDQPHVADARLVTEEGVELESIEDDVSEIIDQHLANVTDITRRVIDGELSTF, from the coding sequence ATGACAGTACGCAATATTCGCGTCGAGCCAATCGACCGGCGCGCGGTCGAAGACCAGGAGGTCGAGATTGTCGAGCGAAAGGGCATCGGTCACCCAGATTCTATCTGCGACGGCGTCGCCGAGGCAGTGTGTCAGGCACTCGCAAACGAGTACTTAGAACGCGTTGGAAAGGTGCTCCACTACAACACCGACGAGACTCAACTGGTCGCCGGAAACTCGGAGCCAAAATACGAGGGTGGCGAGGTTATGAACCCCATCTATCTGCTGATTGTGGGCCGTGCGACCAAGGAGTACAAGTACAAGGACGACGAGGGCAAAAAGCAGACGATTCACATCCCAACTGAGAAAATTGCCCTCGGCGCGGCCCGCGACTATCTCTCTGCGCACTTCCCCGAAATCGACGTTGGAACGGACATCATCGTTGACGTGAAACTCGGTGAAGGCTCGGGCGACCTCCAATCCGTATTCGGTGAAGAGGACGCGACCATCCCGATGGCCAACGACACCTCCTTCGGCGTCGGTCACGCGCCGCTCTCCGAGACCGAAACCATCGTTCTCGAAACCGAACGACACCTGAACGGCGTCTACGGCGCAGACCACCCTGAACTCGGGCAAGACATCAAGGTGATGGGCAAGCGCGAGGACGACCACATCGACATCACCGTCGCCGCCGCGATGGTGGACAAGTATCTCTCAGACTTAGACGACTACATCGAGGCAGTCGAGAACGTCCGCGAGTACGTCACTGAACTCGCAAGTGAGTACACAGACCGCTCGGTAGAGGTGTACGTGAACACCGCCGACGACTACGAGAAAAAGTCAGTCTACCTCACCGTCACCGGCACGTCCGCAGAGATGGGCGACGATGGCTCGGTCGGCCGCGGCAACCGCGCGAACGGCCTCATCACCCCGAACCGCTCGATGTCGATGGAAGCGACCTCCGGGAAGAACCCCGTCAACCACATCGGGAAAATCTACAACCTCCTCAGCACGCAGATTGCAGAGGCTGTCGTCGCAGAGGTTCCCGGCATCCGCGATATGCGCATCCGCCTGCTTTCACAGATTGGCCAGCCAATCGACCAGCCACACGTCGCAGACGCCCGCCTCGTCACCGAGGAAGGTGTGGAACTCGAATCCATCGAGGACGACGTGAGCGAAATCATCGACCAACACCTCGCAAACGTCACCGACATCACGCGACGGGTCATCGACGGCGAGCTTTCGACGTTCTGA
- a CDS encoding DUF5804 family protein, with protein sequence MTQVCIVGSPEVELRYELLSRDTAREALSTYRLHQPYANSIAVDTISLGAAVSLMNDLNWYLVRFAQLTLVTEPSVAEDEWLSRKLARAIRDGSITREQSAEFVHIYGVKDGELVEPLAVERDGELPDYDNTAVDDTVVVRVTEAEF encoded by the coding sequence ATGACGCAGGTGTGTATCGTCGGGTCGCCGGAGGTTGAGCTTCGGTACGAACTGCTGTCGCGGGACACCGCCCGCGAGGCGCTCTCGACGTACCGACTGCACCAGCCCTACGCCAACTCGATTGCCGTCGATACGATTTCTCTCGGCGCAGCCGTCTCGTTGATGAACGACCTGAACTGGTATCTCGTCCGCTTCGCCCAGTTGACGCTCGTAACCGAACCGAGCGTCGCCGAAGACGAGTGGCTCTCACGGAAACTCGCCCGTGCCATCCGAGACGGGAGCATAACGCGCGAGCAGTCGGCCGAGTTCGTCCACATCTACGGGGTGAAAGACGGCGAACTCGTCGAACCGCTTGCTGTCGAACGCGACGGGGAACTGCCAGACTACGACAACACTGCGGTTGACGATACCGTCGTGGTACGGGTCACAGAAGCCGAATTTTAA
- a CDS encoding PLP-dependent cysteine synthase family protein, with amino-acid sequence MKDSILDTVGTPLVRIRSPPGSIIAAKLESFNPGGSAKDRPAISMIRAAERAGVLDAESHIVEPTSGNTGIGIALACAALGYDLTIVMPASKSKERRQLMNAYGANLELVEGEMTDARDHADMLTEQEGYVQLGQFENEANPDAHYQTTAAEILEDVGDRTVDAFVAAVGTGGTITGTATRLREEFPDMDVIAVEPEKNAVLSTGKPGNDDYQGMGPGFVSDLLDVDLLDEVVTVPLEKAEVECRRLAREEGILVGQSSGAAAIAARQVAARIARQDVDCEAAADGGSPDADCPLVVTVFPDSGERYLSTGLFD; translated from the coding sequence ATGAAAGACAGTATTCTCGATACTGTCGGGACACCGCTCGTTCGGATTCGTTCCCCACCGGGCTCGATTATCGCGGCCAAGCTGGAGTCGTTTAACCCCGGCGGCTCTGCCAAAGACCGACCGGCCATCTCCATGATTCGAGCCGCAGAACGGGCCGGTGTGCTCGATGCCGAATCACACATCGTCGAACCGACCAGCGGCAACACCGGCATCGGCATCGCCCTCGCGTGTGCCGCTCTCGGCTACGACCTCACCATCGTCATGCCCGCCTCGAAGTCGAAAGAGCGCCGCCAGCTCATGAACGCCTACGGCGCGAATCTCGAACTCGTCGAAGGCGAGATGACCGACGCCCGCGACCACGCAGATATGCTCACCGAGCAGGAAGGCTACGTCCAACTCGGGCAGTTCGAGAACGAAGCCAATCCGGACGCTCACTACCAGACGACGGCAGCAGAAATCTTAGAAGACGTTGGCGACCGGACCGTAGACGCGTTCGTCGCGGCCGTCGGGACGGGCGGCACCATCACCGGGACCGCGACGCGACTGCGCGAGGAATTTCCCGACATGGACGTCATCGCCGTCGAACCCGAGAAGAACGCGGTCCTCTCGACGGGCAAACCGGGTAACGATGACTATCAGGGAATGGGTCCGGGCTTCGTCAGCGACCTGCTTGACGTAGACCTGCTTGACGAGGTTGTGACCGTCCCACTCGAAAAGGCGGAAGTCGAGTGTCGAAGACTCGCCCGCGAGGAGGGGATTCTCGTGGGGCAATCGTCCGGCGCGGCCGCAATCGCCGCGCGTCAGGTTGCAGCGCGGATTGCGAGACAAGATGTGGACTGCGAGGCCGCGGCCGACGGTGGCTCGCCGGACGCAGACTGCCCGCTCGTCGTCACAGTGTTCCCCGACAGCGGCGAACGCTATCTTTCGACGGGGCTGTTCGACTAA
- a CDS encoding tRNA sulfurtransferase has protein sequence MNPPGADTVLVRYGDMGVKSPQVLGRMEQMLCDNIQALLDDRAIAGTVRKEHSRLFIDTTESSVDDATNAACDAFGVVSASPVTITEPTMDAMEAAVVEASREVYTGGAFAVSARRAGEKDEHPFSSEDIERQVGAAVWDATEARFEPEVDLEQPDCELFVECRADHAYVYVEKRAGPGGLPLGTQDPVVALISGGIDSPVAAWELMKRGCPIIPVYFDFEEFGGVDHQARVVEAVETLSRYAPNQDMRLRMVPAGKVARLLVDELDNTRMLSLRRFMFMVAEHVAREEHAVGIVTGEAIGQKSSQTGANLMTTTAATSLPVYRPLVTMDKPVIVERAKELGTFHTANIQAGCNRVAPNRPETRASLAQVESAEPANLPELAVEAAKSATRVYPQTT, from the coding sequence ATGAATCCACCGGGAGCGGACACGGTTCTCGTCAGGTACGGCGACATGGGGGTGAAAAGTCCGCAGGTGCTCGGCCGCATGGAGCAGATGCTCTGTGACAACATTCAAGCGTTGCTCGACGACCGAGCAATTGCGGGCACAGTACGAAAAGAGCACTCCCGACTGTTTATCGACACCACCGAATCCTCCGTGGACGACGCCACCAACGCCGCGTGTGACGCTTTTGGCGTGGTGTCTGCAAGCCCCGTCACCATCACCGAACCGACGATGGACGCGATGGAAGCGGCTGTCGTGGAAGCCTCGCGTGAAGTCTACACTGGCGGTGCATTCGCCGTGAGCGCCCGCCGCGCAGGTGAGAAAGACGAACATCCGTTTTCTTCTGAAGACATCGAACGACAGGTCGGGGCGGCCGTCTGGGACGCCACCGAAGCCCGCTTCGAGCCGGAAGTTGACTTAGAACAGCCCGATTGCGAGTTGTTCGTGGAGTGTCGCGCAGACCACGCCTACGTCTACGTCGAAAAGCGCGCCGGGCCGGGCGGCCTGCCCCTCGGAACCCAAGACCCCGTCGTCGCGCTCATCTCCGGCGGCATCGACTCGCCCGTCGCGGCGTGGGAACTCATGAAACGCGGGTGTCCCATCATCCCCGTCTACTTCGACTTCGAGGAGTTCGGTGGGGTTGACCACCAAGCCCGCGTCGTAGAGGCTGTCGAGACGCTCTCGCGCTACGCCCCGAATCAGGACATGCGCCTGCGGATGGTTCCCGCCGGGAAGGTCGCCCGCCTGCTCGTCGACGAACTCGACAACACGCGGATGCTCTCGCTTCGCCGCTTCATGTTCATGGTCGCAGAGCACGTCGCCCGCGAGGAACACGCCGTCGGCATCGTCACGGGTGAGGCAATCGGCCAGAAATCGAGCCAAACAGGCGCGAACCTCATGACCACGACGGCGGCGACGAGCCTCCCGGTCTATCGCCCGCTCGTCACGATGGACAAGCCAGTGATTGTCGAACGCGCAAAGGAATTGGGCACGTTCCACACCGCGAACATCCAAGCCGGGTGCAATCGCGTCGCGCCGAACCGCCCGGAGACCCGCGCCAGCCTCGCACAGGTCGAATCTGCAGAGCCAGCAAACCTTCCGGAACTGGCCGTCGAAGCCGCGAAGTCGGCAACGCGCGTCTATCCGCAAACAACGTAA
- a CDS encoding peptidylprolyl isomerase, which produces MSEEPQAEEAEQPEDVEEEVEAEEAEAEEGGLQDGDFIKLAYTARTVEDGQLVDTTDEEIAEEEGVADQGEFAPRTIVLGAGHIFAAVEEAIIGGEVGDTGTVTVPAAEAFGEYDESEVRTVAASKIPEDDRYPGGHVDIDGQHGHVETIIGGRARVDFNHPLAGEAIEYEFEVLGVVEDREEQAEGLLGMYLDADLELWIQTDEVEEEVVVESDDDDEDAEPETELETVEKETLYIESTPQLAFNQQWMFQKQQIAQQIMDRLDLDRVIIQETIDGSGGMMGGMGGMMGGMGGAGGADLEDALEDADIDAEELVEDLDEE; this is translated from the coding sequence ATGAGTGAAGAACCTCAGGCCGAGGAGGCCGAGCAACCGGAAGACGTCGAAGAAGAAGTCGAAGCGGAGGAGGCTGAGGCTGAGGAAGGCGGACTCCAAGACGGAGATTTCATCAAACTCGCCTACACCGCCCGAACCGTCGAAGACGGCCAACTCGTCGACACGACGGACGAAGAAATCGCAGAGGAAGAGGGCGTCGCAGACCAGGGCGAGTTCGCCCCACGCACCATCGTCCTCGGCGCAGGCCACATCTTCGCCGCAGTCGAAGAGGCAATCATCGGCGGCGAAGTCGGTGACACCGGCACCGTGACCGTCCCCGCCGCAGAAGCGTTCGGCGAGTACGACGAGTCCGAAGTCCGCACCGTCGCCGCCTCGAAAATCCCCGAAGACGACCGCTACCCAGGCGGCCACGTCGACATCGACGGCCAGCACGGCCACGTCGAGACCATCATCGGCGGGCGCGCTCGCGTTGACTTCAACCACCCACTCGCAGGCGAAGCCATCGAGTACGAGTTTGAAGTGCTCGGCGTCGTCGAAGACCGCGAGGAGCAGGCAGAAGGGCTGCTCGGGATGTACCTCGACGCTGACTTAGAACTCTGGATTCAGACGGACGAGGTCGAAGAGGAAGTTGTCGTCGAGTCTGATGACGACGACGAGGACGCAGAGCCTGAGACGGAACTCGAAACCGTCGAGAAGGAGACCCTCTACATCGAGTCCACGCCACAGCTCGCGTTCAACCAGCAGTGGATGTTCCAGAAACAGCAGATTGCCCAGCAGATCATGGACCGTCTCGACTTAGACCGCGTCATCATCCAGGAGACCATCGACGGCTCCGGCGGCATGATGGGCGGCATGGGCGGTATGATGGGCGGCATGGGCGGCGCAGGCGGCGCTGACTTAGAAGACGCGCTCGAAGACGCCGACATCGACGCAGAAGAACTCGTCGAAGACTTAGACGAAGAATAA
- the cyaB gene encoding class IV adenylate cyclase codes for MYEVEVKVRAAHDAVRDKLAALGATEVRTVTQADTYYNAPDRDFAETDEALRIRREQTDDNTVSKVTYKGPLVEEHSKTRKEAETVVEDGETMDRILTGLGYDATATVEKRRQFFCVDGYTVTLDDVTGLGEYVEVETEVAENIEPAREGVYELLRTLDLDPDAQIRTSYLGLLLEANNHE; via the coding sequence ATGTACGAGGTTGAAGTCAAAGTTCGGGCAGCCCACGACGCCGTGCGCGATAAACTCGCCGCGCTTGGCGCGACGGAAGTTCGCACCGTCACGCAAGCGGACACGTACTACAACGCGCCCGACCGGGACTTTGCTGAAACCGACGAGGCGCTGCGCATCCGCCGAGAGCAGACCGACGACAACACCGTGTCGAAAGTGACCTACAAAGGCCCGCTCGTCGAAGAACACTCGAAGACACGCAAAGAAGCGGAAACGGTCGTCGAAGACGGCGAAACGATGGACCGCATCCTCACTGGGCTCGGCTACGACGCGACCGCGACCGTCGAAAAGCGCCGCCAGTTCTTCTGCGTCGATGGCTACACGGTCACCTTAGACGACGTAACCGGTCTCGGAGAGTACGTCGAAGTCGAGACAGAAGTTGCAGAAAATATCGAACCGGCCCGCGAAGGTGTCTACGAACTGCTCAGAACCCTCGATCTCGACCCAGACGCACAGATTCGCACGTCGTACCTCGGTTTGTTGCTCGAAGCGAATAACCACGAGTAA
- a CDS encoding transcriptional regulator has translation MSKRLPTGIDVLDRKLGGGIPAGSIVALTAPPASQAELFLYELTAGRRTLYLTLDRTEQSVADSIVGSSARTGKPTIRYVSGDAPLDRAGQMVKSLPDESNLIIDPINILEEQEAPRYRNFLNELQNHIYNTGGLAVVHGLEGRNVPALRDTTEHMVDVIFQLETKIQGDQIVNKLAVPKFRGGAALPETIKLQLSERVAIDTSRDIA, from the coding sequence ATGTCGAAGCGTCTGCCAACAGGAATCGACGTGCTCGACCGGAAGCTCGGCGGAGGCATTCCGGCAGGGAGCATCGTCGCGCTGACCGCACCGCCTGCGAGTCAGGCAGAGCTGTTCCTGTACGAGCTGACCGCCGGACGGCGGACGCTGTATCTCACCCTCGACCGAACCGAGCAGTCGGTCGCAGACAGCATCGTGGGGAGTTCTGCGCGCACCGGCAAGCCCACGATTCGCTACGTCTCGGGCGACGCACCGCTCGACCGGGCTGGTCAGATGGTGAAAAGCCTGCCCGACGAGTCGAACCTCATCATCGACCCGATAAACATCTTAGAAGAACAGGAAGCCCCGCGCTACCGGAACTTCCTGAACGAGTTGCAAAACCACATCTACAACACTGGCGGCCTCGCCGTCGTCCACGGGCTTGAAGGGCGAAACGTCCCAGCCCTGCGGGATACGACCGAGCACATGGTGGACGTGATTTTCCAACTCGAAACGAAAATTCAGGGCGACCAAATCGTCAACAAACTCGCCGTGCCGAAGTTCCGTGGCGGGGCCGCGCTCCCCGAAACCATCAAGCTGCAGCTTTCAGAGCGTGTCGCTATCGACACCAGCCGCGACATCGCATAG
- a CDS encoding thioredoxin family protein — METMSPNPVWDAESYPSTVETFAALGDELTIRVWGGDWCGDCRNQLPDFAAAMDAAGVPEENIHEYPVDNDKNGELTEEYGIEYIPTIVIERDGEEIARFVEREPQPAAVYLADRLQETL, encoded by the coding sequence ATGGAAACGATGTCACCGAATCCCGTCTGGGACGCAGAGTCCTATCCCTCGACCGTCGAGACGTTCGCTGCGCTCGGCGACGAACTCACGATTCGCGTCTGGGGCGGCGATTGGTGTGGCGACTGCCGCAATCAACTCCCCGACTTCGCCGCTGCGATGGACGCCGCGGGCGTCCCCGAGGAGAACATCCACGAGTACCCAGTCGATAACGACAAAAACGGCGAGCTCACCGAGGAGTACGGCATCGAGTACATTCCAACCATCGTCATCGAACGCGATGGCGAAGAAATTGCCCGCTTCGTCGAACGAGAACCACAGCCTGCGGCCGTCTACCTCGCAGACCGCCTGCAAGAGACGCTTTAA
- a CDS encoding metallophosphoesterase, whose amino-acid sequence MTSRELPQHTSRQPPAHTLDDAGPLFARFARPRTDTQTTLAIISDVHLSTRESGSWKVYHRTEQRLQTAIVDINARDVDGVVFTGDLTEDGEIGDFERVAALFADIDAPAVAVPGNHDVPKDFDQHDVATLDWFEETFTPGGLPFRTRIGGVDVIGLDSASGPNESLSDTHQGQISATQLAWLDEVLDEAICPLVVMHHNLPGMLDLTGGVSWRSSFPMLEYDPLVDVLEAHDVSLTLSGHLHIPAVAQTARINELICPALSSFPQGYLLLTVDEMGTTVRYVPVADGEGASEAYMLAQDYSDRSKAVAELTQFHLESLPLHDEFA is encoded by the coding sequence ATGACCAGCCGGGAACTCCCCCAGCACACCAGTCGGCAGCCGCCCGCCCACACCCTCGACGACGCAGGCCCGCTGTTCGCCCGTTTCGCCCGTCCACGTACCGACACACAGACCACGCTTGCGATTATATCTGACGTCCACCTCTCGACTCGTGAGTCCGGGAGTTGGAAGGTGTATCATCGCACCGAACAACGCCTGCAAACCGCCATTGTGGACATCAACGCCCGCGACGTAGACGGCGTCGTGTTCACTGGCGACCTGACCGAAGATGGTGAGATAGGGGATTTCGAGCGCGTCGCAGCGCTGTTCGCAGACATCGACGCGCCCGCCGTCGCCGTCCCCGGGAACCACGACGTGCCAAAGGACTTCGACCAACACGACGTTGCCACCCTCGACTGGTTCGAGGAGACGTTCACGCCCGGTGGCCTCCCCTTCCGGACGCGCATCGGTGGCGTAGATGTGATTGGCCTTGACTCTGCTTCTGGCCCGAACGAGTCGCTTTCTGACACCCACCAGGGACAGATTTCAGCCACGCAGCTTGCGTGGCTCGATGAGGTACTCGATGAAGCGATTTGCCCGCTCGTGGTGATGCACCACAACCTCCCTGGGATGCTCGACCTGACCGGCGGCGTCTCGTGGCGCTCGTCGTTCCCGATGCTTGAGTACGACCCGCTCGTCGACGTGCTCGAAGCCCACGACGTGTCGCTCACGCTCTCCGGCCACCTCCACATTCCCGCAGTCGCACAGACTGCGCGCATCAACGAACTCATCTGCCCCGCCCTCTCCTCGTTTCCACAAGGCTACCTGTTGCTCACCGTCGATGAGATGGGAACCACCGTCCGGTACGTGCCCGTCGCAGACGGCGAAGGCGCGTCAGAGGCGTACATGCTCGCCCAAGACTACTCAGACCGCAGTAAGGCAGTCGCAGAGCTCACCCAGTTCCACCTCGAATCGCTTCCCTTGCACGACGAGTTCGCCTGA